A single genomic interval of Streptomyces showdoensis harbors:
- a CDS encoding antibiotic biosynthesis monooxygenase family protein: MSIVKINVLTVPAEQREVLEQRFASRAGAVEGSDGFEWFELLRPLEGTDSYLVYTRWRSEEDFQNWMNGSMKAAHQGTAGGEGGAERPKPAATGSTLWSFEVVQTSSPKA, encoded by the coding sequence ATGAGCATCGTGAAGATCAACGTACTGACCGTTCCGGCCGAGCAGCGCGAGGTCCTGGAGCAGCGCTTCGCGTCGCGCGCCGGGGCCGTCGAGGGTTCGGACGGCTTCGAGTGGTTCGAGCTGCTGCGCCCGCTGGAGGGCACGGACTCCTACCTCGTGTACACCCGCTGGCGCAGCGAGGAGGACTTCCAGAACTGGATGAACGGTTCCATGAAGGCCGCCCACCAGGGCACGGCGGGCGGCGAGGGCGGGGCCGAGCGGCCGAAGCCCGCGGCGACCGGTTCGACCCTGTGGTCCTTCGAGGTCGTGCAGACCTCGTCGCCCAAGGCCTGA
- a CDS encoding serpin family protein yields MTGTDAIRELAGDWLALPGEEGRDFVVSPAGLWLALTAVASGAGGRTAEELRALLGAAGPEAADAVTAVARSLAAGGGTDVAAGVWSRVPLLAGFRERLPEVGFGVLDEGARDGIDAWVRKATGGRIEALPLTLDGREDLVLVGALALKAAWLARFPGHLTRDEPFTRGDGAVVPVPTMHQRIPATWAWRTAGATVVELPCEGGDGAVRVRFVLGAPGDGPAAVLPAAWAGPAGREAVRAEAVDLALPRFTLRTVTDVHARLPGLGVRRALRPGADFSGLSPQPLYVSAAVQEALVEIAEEGVEAAAVTAVAMTRSAAPPARLTVERIAFDRPFGVVVLAGAGAGELPLFVGWRSGVA; encoded by the coding sequence ATGACCGGTACCGACGCGATCCGGGAACTGGCCGGCGACTGGCTCGCCCTGCCGGGCGAGGAGGGGCGGGACTTCGTGGTGTCCCCGGCCGGGCTGTGGCTGGCGCTGACGGCCGTCGCCTCCGGTGCGGGCGGGAGGACGGCCGAGGAACTGCGGGCGCTGCTCGGGGCCGCCGGGCCGGAGGCCGCCGACGCCGTGACCGCCGTGGCGCGGAGCCTGGCCGCCGGCGGCGGGACGGACGTGGCGGCCGGGGTGTGGAGCCGGGTGCCGCTCCTGGCCGGGTTCCGGGAGCGGCTGCCCGAGGTCGGGTTCGGCGTGCTCGACGAGGGGGCGCGCGACGGGATCGACGCCTGGGTGCGGAAGGCCACCGGCGGCCGGATCGAGGCTCTCCCGCTCACCCTCGACGGCCGGGAGGACCTGGTCCTGGTCGGCGCGCTGGCCCTGAAGGCCGCCTGGCTGGCCCGGTTCCCGGGGCACCTGACCCGGGACGAGCCGTTCACCCGCGGCGACGGCGCCGTCGTGCCCGTACCGACCATGCACCAGCGGATTCCGGCGACGTGGGCCTGGCGGACGGCCGGGGCGACCGTCGTCGAACTGCCCTGCGAGGGCGGTGACGGGGCCGTCCGGGTGCGGTTCGTGCTGGGTGCGCCCGGGGACGGGCCGGCCGCCGTGCTGCCGGCGGCCTGGGCCGGGCCCGCCGGGCGGGAGGCGGTCCGGGCCGAGGCCGTCGACCTCGCCCTGCCGCGCTTCACCCTCCGGACCGTCACCGACGTGCACGCGCGGCTGCCCGGGCTCGGCGTCCGGAGGGCGCTCCGGCCGGGCGCCGACTTCTCGGGCCTTTCGCCGCAGCCGCTGTACGTGTCGGCCGCGGTCCAGGAGGCGCTGGTCGAGATCGCCGAGGAGGGCGTGGAGGCGGCCGCGGTCACCGCCGTGGCGATGACCCGCTCGGCCGCCCCGCCGGCCCGCCTCACGGTGGAACGGATCGCCTTCGACCGCCCGTTCGGGGTGGTCGTGCTGGCGGGTGCGGGCGCCGGAGAACTGCCGCTGTTCGTCGGCTGGCGCTCCGGCGTCGCGTGA
- a CDS encoding O-methyltransferase, whose amino-acid sequence MSNDQDQWTSVDRYFTELLAPDDEALAAALADSTAAGLPEIAVAPNQGKLLNLLVRTQGAKSVLEIGTLGGYSTIWLARALPADGRLISLEYSPVHADVARANIARAGLDKLVEVRTGAALDTLPTLAEEGAGPFDFVFIDADKVNNPHYVSWALKLSRPGTVIVVDNVVRGGKVATAHPDDPAITGTRAMFDLVSAEPRLDATAFQTVGTKGHDGLLIARVLD is encoded by the coding sequence ATGAGCAACGACCAGGATCAATGGACCTCCGTCGACCGCTACTTCACCGAGCTCCTCGCCCCGGACGACGAGGCGCTCGCCGCCGCGCTCGCCGACTCCACGGCGGCCGGCCTGCCCGAGATCGCCGTCGCCCCCAACCAGGGCAAGCTGCTGAACCTGCTCGTCCGCACCCAGGGCGCGAAGAGCGTCCTGGAGATCGGCACCCTCGGCGGCTACAGCACCATCTGGCTCGCCCGCGCGCTGCCCGCGGACGGCCGGCTGATCAGCCTGGAGTACTCACCCGTCCACGCGGACGTGGCCCGCGCCAACATCGCCCGGGCGGGCCTCGACAAGCTCGTCGAGGTGCGCACCGGCGCGGCCCTGGACACCCTGCCGACACTGGCGGAGGAGGGCGCGGGCCCCTTCGACTTCGTCTTCATCGACGCCGACAAGGTCAACAACCCGCACTACGTCTCCTGGGCCCTGAAGCTCTCCCGGCCCGGCACGGTGATCGTCGTCGACAACGTGGTGCGCGGCGGCAAGGTCGCCACGGCCCACCCGGACGACCCGGCGATCACCGGCACCCGCGCGATGTTCGACCTGGTCTCCGCCGAGCCCCGACTCGACGCCACCGCCTTCCAGACGGTGGGGACGAAGGGACACGACGGGCTGCTGATCGCCCGCGTGCTCGATTAG
- a CDS encoding cytochrome P450, translating to MPCPHLSEGFDATDPDLLQDRIPHPEFAQLRQTAPVWWCAQPPGVTGFADEGYWAVTRHADVRYVSTHPELFSSNENTAVIRFNEHISRDQIEVQKLIMLNMDPPEHSRVRQIVQRGFTPRAIRSLETALRDRARAIVEEAKAAADEGGGFDFVTKVAVELPLQAIAELIGVPQEDRARIFDWSNKMVAYDDPEYAITEEIGAEAAMELIGYSMNLAAARKECPAKDIVSQLVAAEGQGNLSSDEFGFFVLLLAVAGNETTRNAISHGMHAFLTHPDQWELYKRERPATAAEEIVRWATPVVSFQRTATQDTELGGQQIRKGDRIGLFYSSANNDPEVFENPETFDITRDPNPHLGFGGGGPHFCLGKSLAIKEIELIFEALADELPGLTLAGDPRRLRAAWLNGIKELRVRVA from the coding sequence ATGCCCTGCCCGCATCTCTCCGAAGGCTTCGACGCCACCGACCCCGATCTGCTCCAGGACCGGATACCCCACCCGGAGTTCGCGCAACTGCGGCAGACCGCACCCGTCTGGTGGTGCGCCCAGCCCCCCGGCGTCACGGGCTTCGCCGACGAGGGCTACTGGGCCGTGACCCGGCACGCCGACGTCAGGTACGTCTCGACCCACCCCGAGCTGTTCTCCTCCAACGAGAACACCGCCGTCATCCGCTTCAACGAGCACATCAGCCGGGACCAGATCGAGGTCCAGAAGCTGATCATGCTCAACATGGACCCGCCGGAGCACAGCCGGGTCCGCCAGATCGTCCAGCGCGGCTTCACCCCGCGCGCCATCCGGAGCCTGGAGACCGCGCTGCGCGACCGCGCCCGGGCCATCGTCGAGGAGGCCAAGGCCGCGGCGGACGAGGGCGGCGGCTTCGACTTCGTCACCAAGGTCGCCGTGGAGCTGCCGCTCCAGGCCATCGCCGAACTCATCGGCGTACCGCAGGAGGACCGGGCCCGGATCTTCGACTGGTCGAACAAGATGGTCGCGTACGACGACCCCGAGTACGCCATCACCGAGGAGATCGGCGCCGAGGCCGCCATGGAGCTCATCGGCTACTCGATGAACCTCGCCGCCGCCCGCAAGGAGTGCCCCGCCAAGGACATCGTGAGCCAGCTCGTCGCCGCCGAGGGACAGGGCAACCTCTCCTCCGACGAGTTCGGCTTCTTCGTGCTGCTCCTCGCGGTGGCCGGCAACGAGACCACCCGCAACGCCATCAGCCACGGCATGCACGCCTTCCTCACCCACCCCGACCAGTGGGAGCTCTACAAGCGCGAGCGGCCCGCGACCGCCGCCGAGGAGATCGTGCGCTGGGCGACCCCCGTCGTCTCCTTCCAGCGGACCGCCACCCAGGACACCGAACTCGGCGGGCAGCAGATCCGCAAGGGCGACCGGATCGGCCTCTTCTACTCCTCCGCCAACAACGACCCGGAGGTCTTCGAGAACCCCGAGACCTTCGACATCACCCGCGACCCCAACCCGCACCTCGGATTCGGCGGCGGCGGACCCCACTTCTGCCTCGGCAAGTCCCTCGCCATCAAGGAGATCGAGCTGATCTTCGAGGCGCTCGCCGACGAACTGCCCGGCCTGACGCTCGCGGGCGACCCGCGCCGGCTCCGGGCGGCGTGGCTGAACGGCATCAAGGAGCTCCGGGTCAGAGTGGCCTGA
- a CDS encoding steroid 3-ketoacyl-CoA thiolase, whose translation MAAEPVIVEAVRTPIGKRGGALANLHPAYLLGETYRELLGRTGIHADCVEQIVGGTVTHAGEQSMNPARTAWLTMGLPYETAATTVDCQCGSSQQASHMVANMVAAGVIDIGISCGVEAMSRVPLGSGSKHGPGKPWPDEWNVDLPNQFEAAERIARRRGLTRERVDSLGLLSQERAATAWSEERFKRETFAVQVPTTEEEQAGGQGMWRLVDRDEGLRDTSLEGLGRLKPVMPTAIHTAGNSSQISDGASAIMWASKRMARALKLRPRARIVAQALVGADPHYHLDGPVDATRAVLGKAGMSLKDIDLIEINEAFASVVLSWAQVFDRDLDGLAKVNVNGGAIALGHPVGATGARLITTALHELERTDKEFALITMCAGGALATGTIIQRL comes from the coding sequence ATGGCCGCGGAACCCGTCATCGTCGAAGCCGTACGCACCCCCATCGGCAAGCGCGGAGGCGCGCTCGCCAACCTCCACCCCGCCTATCTCCTCGGCGAGACCTACCGCGAACTCCTCGGCCGCACCGGCATCCACGCCGACTGCGTCGAGCAGATCGTCGGCGGCACGGTCACCCACGCCGGCGAACAGTCCATGAACCCCGCCCGCACCGCCTGGCTCACCATGGGCCTGCCGTACGAGACCGCCGCCACCACCGTCGACTGCCAGTGCGGCTCCTCGCAGCAGGCCAGCCACATGGTCGCCAACATGGTCGCCGCCGGCGTCATCGACATCGGCATCAGCTGCGGCGTCGAGGCGATGTCCCGGGTCCCGCTCGGCTCCGGGTCCAAGCACGGTCCCGGAAAGCCCTGGCCGGACGAGTGGAACGTCGACCTGCCCAACCAGTTCGAGGCCGCCGAGCGCATCGCCCGCCGCCGCGGCCTCACCCGCGAGCGCGTCGACTCCCTCGGCCTGCTCTCCCAGGAACGGGCCGCGACCGCCTGGTCCGAGGAGCGTTTCAAGCGCGAGACCTTCGCCGTCCAGGTCCCCACCACCGAGGAGGAGCAGGCGGGCGGCCAGGGCATGTGGCGGCTCGTCGACCGCGACGAGGGCCTGCGCGACACCAGCCTGGAGGGGCTCGGGCGGCTCAAGCCCGTCATGCCCACCGCGATCCACACCGCCGGGAACTCCTCCCAGATCTCCGACGGCGCCTCCGCGATCATGTGGGCCTCCAAGCGGATGGCCCGCGCCCTCAAGCTCCGCCCGCGCGCCCGGATCGTCGCCCAGGCCCTGGTCGGCGCCGACCCGCACTACCACCTCGACGGACCCGTCGACGCGACCCGCGCGGTGCTCGGCAAGGCCGGGATGTCCCTCAAGGACATCGACCTGATCGAGATCAACGAGGCCTTCGCCTCCGTGGTGCTCTCCTGGGCCCAGGTCTTCGACCGGGACCTGGACGGACTCGCGAAGGTCAACGTCAACGGCGGCGCCATCGCCCTCGGCCACCCCGTCGGCGCCACCGGGGCCCGGCTCATCACCACCGCCCTGCACGAACTGGAGCGCACCGACAAGGAGTTCGCGCTGATCACCATGTGCGCGGGCGGCGCTCTGGCGACCGGCACGATCATCCAGCGGCTGTAG
- a CDS encoding transglycosylase SLT domain-containing protein, producing MFRSIATRATSRKKSFAVTAAVLLGASGAVLGTTGTASAATPQEIARQIVPPAQFASFSKIVEHESGWNHTATNSSSGAYGLVQALPGSKMSSAGSDWKTNPATQIKWGLDYMNERYGSPNGAWTFWQSHGWY from the coding sequence TTGTTCCGCTCGATCGCCACTCGCGCCACCTCCCGCAAGAAGTCCTTCGCCGTGACCGCGGCGGTTCTGCTCGGCGCCTCCGGTGCGGTGCTCGGCACGACGGGTACGGCCTCCGCCGCGACCCCCCAGGAGATCGCCCGACAGATCGTTCCGCCGGCGCAGTTCGCCTCCTTCAGCAAGATCGTCGAGCACGAGTCCGGCTGGAACCACACCGCCACCAACTCCTCCAGCGGCGCCTACGGCCTGGTCCAGGCCCTGCCCGGTTCGAAGATGTCCTCGGCCGGCTCCGACTGGAAGACCAACCCCGCCACGCAGATCAAGTGGGGTCTGGACTACATGAACGAGCGCTACGGCTCCCCGAACGGCGCCTGGACCTTCTGGCAGTCGCACGGCTGGTACTAA
- a CDS encoding ECF transporter S component, which yields MSARAARPIRLGARSVAALVLVSVVGLIAIGWPLFADAGSALTDHAADAPWFFALLLPLLIAVVVATIADCGMDAKAVAMLGVLAAVGAALRPLGAGTAGLEPMFFLMVLSGRVLGPGFGFVLGAVTMFASALLTGGVGPWMPTQMLAMGWFTMGAGLLPGPMGVPPAGARPGAWGRLRGRAELLMLSAYGFLAAFAYGTVTNLYGWVTVGGMGQAISFRPGEPVRENLVRFLAYVAATSLGWDLGRALLTVVLILTVGGALLKALRRATRRANFEAQVTFEAPEKALAGEAPHRTHVTYDRK from the coding sequence GTGAGCGCGCGCGCCGCCCGGCCGATCCGCCTGGGGGCCCGCTCGGTCGCGGCCCTGGTCCTGGTCTCCGTCGTCGGGCTGATCGCGATCGGCTGGCCGCTCTTCGCCGACGCGGGCTCGGCGCTGACCGACCACGCCGCGGACGCCCCCTGGTTCTTCGCCCTGCTGCTCCCCCTCCTCATCGCGGTCGTCGTGGCGACGATCGCCGACTGCGGGATGGACGCGAAGGCGGTGGCGATGCTGGGGGTGCTGGCCGCCGTGGGGGCGGCGCTGCGGCCGCTGGGGGCGGGGACGGCCGGCCTGGAGCCGATGTTCTTCCTGATGGTGCTGAGCGGCCGGGTCCTGGGGCCGGGCTTCGGCTTCGTCCTGGGCGCGGTGACGATGTTCGCGTCCGCCCTGCTCACGGGCGGGGTGGGGCCGTGGATGCCGACCCAGATGCTCGCCATGGGCTGGTTCACGATGGGCGCGGGGCTCCTGCCGGGGCCGATGGGGGTCCCCCCCGCCGGAGCGAGGCCGGGAGCGTGGGGGAGGCTGCGGGGGCGGGCCGAGCTGCTGATGCTCTCCGCGTACGGCTTCCTGGCGGCCTTCGCGTACGGCACGGTCACCAATCTCTACGGCTGGGTGACGGTCGGCGGCATGGGTCAGGCGATCTCCTTCCGGCCCGGGGAGCCGGTGCGGGAGAACCTGGTGCGCTTCCTGGCGTACGTGGCCGCCACCTCCCTCGGCTGGGACCTCGGCCGGGCGCTGCTCACCGTGGTCCTCATCCTCACCGTCGGCGGTGCCCTCCTGAAGGCGCTGCGGCGGGCCACGCGGCGGGCGAACTTCGAGGCCCAGGTCACATTCGAGGCCCCCGAGAAGGCCCTCGCGGGTGAGGCGCCTCATAGGACCCACGTCACGTACGACCGGAAATAG
- a CDS encoding ABC transporter ATP-binding protein, protein MIRFENVTVTYEDGAAPTLSGLDLTVPEGELVLLVGPSGVGKSTLLGAVSGLVPHFTGGTLRGRVTVDGRDTRHHPPRELADLVGTVGQDPSAHFVTDTVEDELAYGMESLGLAPAVMRRRVEETLDLLGLAELRDRPIATLSGGQQQRVAIGSVLTPHPKVLVLDEPTSALDPSAAEDVLAVLQRLVHDLGTTVLMAEHRLERVVQYADRVLLLPDGVLGAPADVMAVSPVHPPVVALGRLAGWDPLPLSVRDARRAAGALRERLEGRERPEPANPAPPAFGARGSGGGATGSVKGRGGGISLFRRRARTTAPVPSPDAPLVHIDRLAVRRGRVEALRQVTLRVAAGETVALMGRNGAGKSTLLGTLVGMIAPTSGTVRVAGLTPHATDPRALIRRVGLVPQEPRDLLYADTVAAECAAADADAGAEPGSCRALVSELLPGVADETHPRDLSEGQRLALALSVVLTARPPLLLLDEPTRGLDYAAKARLVARLRGLAAEGHAIVLATHDVELAAELAHRVVIVAGGEVVADGPTAEVVVSSPAFSPQVAKVLAPQPWLTVEQVEGAL, encoded by the coding sequence ATGATCCGCTTCGAGAACGTGACGGTGACGTACGAGGACGGGGCCGCCCCCACCCTGAGCGGCCTGGACCTCACCGTGCCCGAGGGCGAGCTCGTGCTGCTCGTCGGCCCCTCGGGCGTCGGCAAGTCGACCCTGCTGGGCGCGGTGTCCGGGCTCGTCCCCCACTTCACCGGCGGCACCCTGCGCGGCCGGGTCACCGTGGACGGCCGCGACACCCGCCACCACCCGCCCCGCGAGCTCGCCGACCTGGTCGGCACGGTCGGCCAGGACCCGTCGGCCCACTTCGTCACCGACACGGTCGAGGACGAGCTCGCGTACGGCATGGAGTCGCTGGGCCTGGCCCCCGCGGTCATGCGGCGGCGGGTCGAGGAGACCCTGGACCTGCTGGGCCTGGCCGAACTCCGCGACCGGCCGATCGCCACGCTCTCCGGCGGGCAGCAGCAGCGCGTCGCGATCGGCTCCGTGCTGACCCCGCACCCCAAGGTCCTCGTCCTCGACGAGCCGACCTCCGCGCTCGACCCCTCCGCCGCGGAGGACGTCCTGGCGGTGCTGCAGCGCCTCGTCCACGACCTCGGCACGACGGTCCTGATGGCGGAGCACCGCCTGGAGCGGGTCGTGCAGTACGCGGACCGGGTCCTGCTGCTGCCGGACGGGGTGCTGGGCGCGCCCGCCGACGTCATGGCCGTCTCGCCGGTGCACCCGCCGGTGGTGGCGCTGGGCCGCCTCGCCGGGTGGGACCCGCTGCCGCTGTCGGTGCGGGACGCGCGGCGGGCGGCGGGGGCGCTGCGGGAGCGGCTGGAGGGCCGGGAGCGGCCGGAGCCCGCGAACCCGGCCCCGCCGGCGTTCGGGGCGCGGGGGTCCGGGGGCGGGGCCACCGGTTCCGTGAAGGGGCGGGGTGGGGGAATCTCCCTCTTCCGGCGCCGCGCCCGCACCACCGCCCCCGTTCCGTCCCCCGACGCCCCCCTCGTCCACATCGACCGCCTCGCCGTCCGCCGCGGCCGGGTCGAGGCGCTGCGCCAGGTGACCCTCCGGGTCGCCGCCGGCGAGACCGTCGCGCTCATGGGGCGGAACGGGGCCGGGAAGTCGACCCTGCTCGGCACCCTCGTCGGCATGATCGCCCCCACCTCCGGCACCGTCCGCGTCGCCGGGCTCACCCCGCACGCCACGGACCCGCGCGCCCTGATCCGCCGGGTCGGGCTCGTACCGCAGGAACCGCGGGACCTGCTGTACGCGGACACGGTCGCCGCCGAGTGCGCCGCCGCCGACGCGGACGCGGGGGCCGAGCCGGGGAGCTGCCGGGCGCTGGTGTCGGAGCTGCTGCCGGGGGTCGCGGACGAGACGCACCCGCGGGACCTGTCGGAGGGGCAGCGGCTGGCGCTCGCGCTCTCCGTGGTGCTGACGGCCCGCCCGCCGCTGCTGCTGCTCGACGAGCCGACCCGCGGTCTGGACTACGCGGCCAAGGCCCGCCTGGTGGCGCGGCTGCGCGGGCTCGCGGCCGAGGGGCACGCGATCGTGCTGGCCACGCACGACGTGGAGCTGGCGGCGGAGCTCGCGCACCGGGTGGTGATCGTCGCGGGCGGTGAGGTGGTGGCGGACGGGCCGACGGCGGAGGTCGTCGTGTCCTCGCCCGCCTTCTCGCCGCAGGTCGCGAAGGTCCTCGCGCCGCAGCCGTGGCTCACCGTCGAACAGGTGGAGGGGGCGCTGTGA
- a CDS encoding energy-coupling factor transporter transmembrane component T — MTLPNRLRAPEANRSNALHPGAWWLWALGLAVAASRTTNPLLLGLIVGVAGYVVAARRTDAPWARSYGAFVKLGLFVVALRVVFSLVLGSPIPGERLLFTLPEVPLPDWAQGVRIGGRVTAEQLVFAVYDGLKLASLLICVGAANALANPARLLKSLPGALYEVGVAVVVAMTFAPNMVADVVRLRTARRLRGRPTGGVKALLQIGLPVLEGALERSVAVAASMDARGYGRTAQVPRAVRRTTAVLTLGGLLGVCAGSYGLLAAQGAGYGLPLLAAGLLAAVAGLRLGGRRTTRTRYRPDRWGLRAWLVAGSGIAVAVAMIWAASAAPEALRPGVVPLRAPELPLWPAAAVLIGLLPAFVAPVPKETSR; from the coding sequence ATGACCCTCCCGAACCGGCTGCGCGCCCCCGAGGCGAACCGCTCGAACGCCCTGCACCCCGGAGCCTGGTGGCTCTGGGCGCTGGGCCTCGCCGTGGCCGCCTCCCGCACCACCAACCCGCTGCTGCTCGGCCTGATCGTCGGCGTCGCGGGCTATGTCGTCGCGGCCCGCCGCACCGACGCGCCCTGGGCCCGCTCGTACGGCGCGTTCGTGAAGCTGGGCCTCTTCGTCGTCGCCCTGCGGGTGGTGTTCTCGCTGGTCCTGGGCTCGCCGATCCCCGGCGAGCGGCTGCTGTTCACGCTGCCCGAGGTGCCGCTGCCCGACTGGGCCCAAGGAGTGCGGATCGGCGGCCGGGTCACCGCCGAGCAGCTGGTCTTCGCCGTGTACGACGGGCTGAAGCTGGCGTCCCTGCTGATCTGCGTCGGCGCGGCGAACGCGCTGGCCAACCCGGCGCGGCTGCTCAAGTCGCTGCCGGGCGCGCTGTACGAGGTGGGCGTCGCCGTCGTCGTCGCGATGACCTTCGCGCCGAACATGGTCGCCGACGTCGTCCGGCTGCGCACCGCCCGCCGGCTGCGCGGCCGCCCCACGGGCGGGGTGAAGGCCCTGCTCCAGATCGGGCTGCCCGTCCTCGAAGGCGCCCTCGAGCGCTCGGTGGCCGTGGCCGCCTCCATGGACGCGCGCGGCTACGGCCGGACGGCCCAGGTGCCGCGCGCCGTCCGGCGCACCACCGCCGTGCTCACCCTCGGCGGGCTGCTCGGCGTGTGCGCCGGCTCGTACGGGCTGCTCGCCGCGCAGGGCGCCGGGTACGGCCTGCCGCTCCTCGCCGCCGGGCTCCTCGCTGCCGTCGCGGGGCTGCGGCTCGGCGGCCGGCGGACGACCAGGACCCGCTACCGGCCCGACCGCTGGGGCCTCCGGGCCTGGCTGGTCGCCGGCTCGGGCATCGCGGTGGCCGTCGCGATGATCTGGGCCGCGTCGGCGGCACCGGAGGCGCTGCGCCCCGGCGTCGTGCCCCTGCGGGCGCCCGAGCTGCCGCTGTGGCCGGCGGCCGCGGTCCTGATCGGCCTGCTCCCCGCCTTCGTGGCCCCCGTTCCGAAGGAGACCTCCCGATGA
- a CDS encoding SCO2322 family protein, with translation MLLAAAPAQAAGYRYWSFWEGEGKGGGWAYATQGPATARPADGGVIGFRFAVSKDSADASKPSATPDFGQICAGVEKQDGTKRIAVVVDFGGPEDAPPGETPPAKGLRTGCPQVREDATAAEALAAVAKPLRYDASAMLCGIAGYPAKGCGEQVEVPADPSASAQPSAGTAAPAAKPSGQPAGTAAEESSGGPSFGLVTGGAAVLFLGIAGVWQARRRRG, from the coding sequence ATGCTGCTCGCCGCCGCGCCCGCCCAGGCCGCCGGCTACCGCTACTGGTCCTTCTGGGAGGGCGAGGGCAAGGGCGGCGGCTGGGCCTACGCCACCCAGGGCCCGGCCACCGCCCGGCCCGCCGACGGCGGCGTCATCGGCTTCCGCTTCGCGGTCAGCAAGGACTCCGCCGACGCCTCCAAGCCCTCCGCCACGCCCGACTTCGGGCAGATCTGCGCGGGCGTGGAGAAGCAGGACGGCACCAAGCGGATCGCGGTCGTCGTCGACTTCGGCGGCCCCGAAGACGCCCCGCCCGGCGAGACCCCGCCGGCGAAGGGGCTCAGGACCGGCTGCCCGCAGGTCCGCGAGGACGCCACCGCCGCCGAGGCGCTGGCGGCGGTCGCCAAGCCGCTGCGGTACGACGCGAGCGCCATGCTGTGCGGGATCGCCGGCTACCCGGCGAAGGGCTGCGGCGAGCAGGTGGAGGTGCCGGCCGACCCGTCGGCCTCCGCCCAGCCGTCCGCCGGGACCGCCGCTCCCGCCGCGAAGCCGTCCGGGCAGCCCGCCGGGACCGCCGCCGAGGAGTCGTCCGGCGGGCCGTCGTTCGGGCTCGTCACCGGCGGTGCCGCCGTGCTGTTCCTCGGCATCGCCGGCGTCTGGCAGGCCCGCCGCCGCCGCGGATGA
- a CDS encoding prenyltransferase/squalene oxidase repeat-containing protein → MISVRRVAAALAAGAVLSTTAAGVAAAAPSPTPSPAKIPAGLYGTKDPTYDGVWRQSLAFLAQRTSGIQPADQAVDWLLGQQCDSGAFASYRPDPAKPCAATTMLDSNATAAAVQALAAVQRQSAAPEKAAKAAKAGAAWLKSVQNKDGGWSYVPGGPSDANSTSIVVSAFVAAGERPGDVKSADGKSPYDALLTFALPCTDKDGAGAFAYQPDKTGKLFANADATAAATLGALGKGITARGAQPEQPPVCKDLPKQTADRAALNGAAYLAAQLAKTGHLTAPPMPGAAETAELPDYGNTADAVVALAAAGAKKEAAGALAWLEKNSAKWAEESGPAAYAQLVFAAHAMDTDPRSFGSADLLEQLNATGPAPKAPDNSQASTTAEDDESGFDIWWVIGIGTVVGVGIGFLLSGRKK, encoded by the coding sequence ATGATCAGCGTTCGCCGTGTCGCCGCCGCACTCGCGGCCGGTGCCGTGCTCAGCACCACCGCCGCCGGAGTGGCCGCCGCCGCACCGTCGCCGACCCCCTCCCCCGCGAAGATCCCGGCCGGTCTCTACGGCACGAAGGACCCGACCTACGACGGCGTCTGGCGCCAGTCGCTCGCCTTCCTCGCCCAGCGCACCTCCGGCATCCAGCCCGCCGACCAGGCCGTGGACTGGCTGCTCGGCCAGCAGTGCGACTCCGGCGCCTTCGCCTCGTACCGCCCCGACCCGGCGAAGCCCTGCGCCGCCACGACCATGCTCGACAGCAACGCCACCGCCGCCGCCGTGCAGGCGCTCGCCGCGGTCCAGCGCCAGTCCGCCGCCCCCGAGAAGGCCGCGAAGGCCGCCAAGGCGGGCGCCGCCTGGCTCAAGAGCGTGCAGAACAAGGACGGCGGCTGGAGCTACGTCCCCGGCGGCCCCAGCGACGCCAACTCCACCTCGATCGTCGTCAGCGCCTTCGTCGCCGCCGGCGAGCGCCCCGGCGACGTGAAGTCCGCCGACGGCAAGAGCCCGTACGACGCCCTGCTCACCTTCGCCCTGCCCTGCACGGACAAGGACGGCGCGGGCGCCTTCGCCTACCAGCCCGACAAGACCGGCAAGCTCTTCGCCAACGCCGACGCCACCGCCGCCGCCACCCTCGGCGCGCTCGGCAAGGGCATCACCGCCCGCGGCGCCCAGCCCGAGCAGCCCCCGGTCTGCAAGGACCTGCCGAAGCAGACCGCCGACCGGGCCGCCCTCAACGGCGCCGCCTACCTCGCCGCCCAGCTCGCGAAGACCGGCCACCTCACCGCCCCGCCGATGCCCGGCGCCGCCGAGACCGCCGAGCTCCCCGACTACGGCAACACCGCCGACGCCGTCGTCGCGCTCGCCGCGGCCGGCGCGAAGAAGGAGGCCGCCGGCGCCCTGGCCTGGCTGGAGAAGAACTCCGCCAAGTGGGCCGAGGAGAGCGGCCCCGCCGCCTACGCCCAGCTGGTCTTCGCCGCGCACGCCATGGACACCGACCCGCGCAGCTTCGGCAGCGCCGACCTCCTGGAGCAGCTGAACGCCACCGGCCCCGCCCCCAAGGCGCCGGACAACTCCCAGGCCTCCACCACCGCCGAGGACGACGAGTCCGGCTTCGACATCTGGTGGGTCATCGGCATCGGCACCGTCGTCGGCGTCGGCATCGGCTTCCTCCTGAGCGGCCGCAAGAAGTGA